The DNA sequence TTAGGGCGGGATTGGTTGAAAGTGTTTTTGACTGCAAATGGACCAGTATTCATGAGTACTTACATAAAGTACATATTACTGACATCGATCGGGCATTGAATTTATTTTCCTCCGACAGAAGTATTGCAATGGAACAGTTCCTCTCCCATACGCAAAAAGAAAATACTGATCAGTGCTTCGAATCCAACCAAAAATGGAGGCTCTCAGATGATCAGGTTAGAGAGATTCTTCGAACGAGAGGGGTGAATAGCAACAGTATGCTTCAGCAAATGGATAGAGAAAGTAGATATGCTGTTTTAGCTCACCTTAAAAAGCTGGAGGGCGTATCCATCCGCCAAATTTCTAGAATAACAGGGGTATCCAAAAGCATTATCGAGCGTATAAAGTAAGACAAGGGGACAGGTCACATTGTCTTATTCACTCGCAAATCCATGAGACAAGGAACCTGTCCCTTTGTCTTAAGAGACTTTCATTTTTCTCCTAAATATGTTTCAATAATTATGAGCCATTGTTTTCATCTCCTCTACTAAGGTGTATTTAGAAGTGCTGTGGTAGGTTCTTCTATTTTACAATGAAAACAATGGCTTTTTTTATTATTTTGATCTACTTTCCATACTAGGGCTTTCTGTCTCATCGCGCGTATCAAGAAAGTAAGACAGAGGGACCTGTCCCTCTGTCTTACTTTTATCTTCTGATTATTAGTGTGATGCCTCCCATTAGGGCGAATAGCATGCCAGCGAATAGCATGTTGTAGATATTCGTGGATGTGTTTGGTAGAGCTTCGTCTTTTTCGGT is a window from the Evansella cellulosilytica DSM 2522 genome containing:
- a CDS encoding transposase is translated as MPRKPRKKSKTAIYHIMLRGINKQTIFEDDNDKHKFLETLAKYKVISCFELYGYCLMDNHVHLLMMETKEPISTIMKRISSSYVYWYNRKYHRCGHLFQERFKSESVESARYFITVLRYIHQNPLRAGLVESVFDCKWTSIHEYLHKVHITDIDRALNLFSSDRSIAMEQFLSHTQKENTDQCFESNQKWRLSDDQVREILRTRGVNSNSMLQQMDRESRYAVLAHLKKLEGVSIRQISRITGVSKSIIERIK